One genomic window of Polyangium aurulentum includes the following:
- a CDS encoding type VI secretion system Vgr family protein, with amino-acid sequence MADIFSFQSSALPDSAVLVGFKGREAMSELHRLRVFVTVPLDAGFVPADALWLKATISIDRGPGAPPHDIHGMVASVKMLLVVEERGLYEIVVLPRVHHLGLSRHSRVFTKQKIPDIIKELLEERGYAGDDVELRLRGKYPSEEHVCQYKESDFGFISRWMEREGMHYFFAHDDGVDKLVIGDDPSSNQPSGVSARYHPVPGDDVSASEFFSVFRSRTVVTPAGVRMADYDPARPSLDVSGRAEVSKVGLGEQSVFGARVLSPGEAKRIADVRAGEIRAAQTVYHAEGRVLGLRPGYTFALADHPRDALNRKYLCTALEHEANLRATTPEMLALTGLPAKGVYRCRATAIRADVAFRPPRTTPMPRVAGLEAAVVDSPGGSYGQIDDAGRYAVKMHFDEGDLNGGNASMRMRMMQPHAGSPEGFHFPLRKGTEVLVAFVGGDPDCPVIAGAAPNAHTPSPVTSSNHTLNVIHTGGDTHIQMQDLAGQQHIDIKTPPQNTFLHLGIPHGEDTHHIVANTAGDCLFEIGSNQDINVGGKLTEEVTGMVLETYKTSQDSEITGPQETTVTNPVIEIYKSTQTTEVTKKVKETHASLHLTVATGARTETYTDGQDTEVTGAKVEVYASTQKKTVTGTTQQIYNGPVITTVAGTVDHKVGGAVLQLHGPTMALNASLKLTCPGDANVFASKWEFIGQKGDFWSSVVEANKGKKSEHTGTHLALLGIKAEAGVIAIAGNGVKLEGAYFVLTRTGAALSGYGIRLTCNPVSANTRIFKKL; translated from the coding sequence ATGGCGGACATCTTCTCTTTCCAGTCGAGCGCGCTGCCGGACAGCGCCGTGCTCGTGGGGTTCAAGGGTCGCGAGGCGATGAGCGAGCTGCATCGCCTGCGCGTCTTCGTCACCGTCCCGCTCGACGCGGGCTTCGTGCCCGCGGACGCCCTCTGGCTCAAGGCGACGATCTCCATCGACCGCGGGCCGGGAGCGCCGCCTCACGACATTCACGGAATGGTCGCCTCGGTGAAGATGCTCCTCGTCGTCGAGGAGCGGGGTCTTTACGAGATCGTCGTGCTGCCGCGCGTCCACCACCTCGGTTTGTCGCGCCACAGCCGCGTCTTCACCAAGCAGAAGATCCCCGACATCATCAAGGAGCTGCTCGAGGAGCGCGGCTACGCGGGCGACGACGTCGAGCTGCGGCTGCGGGGCAAATACCCCTCCGAGGAGCACGTCTGCCAGTACAAGGAGAGCGACTTCGGCTTCATCTCGCGCTGGATGGAGCGCGAGGGAATGCATTACTTCTTCGCGCACGACGACGGCGTCGACAAGCTCGTCATCGGCGACGATCCCTCGTCGAACCAGCCCTCGGGCGTCTCCGCGCGCTACCACCCGGTGCCCGGCGACGACGTCTCCGCGAGCGAGTTCTTCAGCGTCTTCCGCAGCCGCACCGTGGTCACGCCGGCGGGCGTGCGAATGGCCGATTACGACCCGGCGCGGCCGAGCCTGGACGTCTCGGGTCGGGCGGAGGTCTCGAAGGTCGGGCTCGGCGAGCAGAGCGTCTTCGGCGCGCGCGTCCTTTCCCCCGGCGAGGCCAAGCGAATCGCGGACGTGCGCGCGGGCGAGATTCGCGCCGCGCAGACCGTCTACCACGCCGAGGGGCGCGTGCTCGGCCTGCGCCCGGGGTATACCTTCGCGCTGGCGGACCACCCGCGCGACGCGCTGAACAGAAAGTATCTTTGCACGGCCCTCGAGCACGAGGCGAACCTGCGGGCGACCACGCCGGAGATGCTCGCGCTCACGGGATTGCCCGCGAAGGGCGTCTATCGGTGCCGCGCGACGGCCATCCGCGCCGACGTGGCGTTCCGGCCCCCGCGCACGACGCCCATGCCGCGCGTCGCCGGGCTCGAAGCGGCCGTGGTCGACTCTCCGGGCGGCAGCTATGGCCAGATCGACGACGCGGGCCGTTATGCCGTCAAGATGCATTTCGACGAGGGAGACCTGAACGGCGGCAACGCCTCCATGCGAATGCGCATGATGCAGCCCCACGCGGGCAGCCCCGAGGGTTTTCATTTCCCGCTGCGCAAGGGCACCGAGGTCCTCGTCGCGTTCGTCGGAGGCGATCCCGATTGCCCCGTCATCGCGGGCGCGGCCCCGAACGCGCACACCCCGAGCCCTGTCACCTCGTCCAATCACACCCTCAACGTCATTCACACGGGCGGCGATACGCACATCCAGATGCAGGACCTCGCCGGCCAGCAGCACATCGACATCAAGACGCCCCCGCAAAACACGTTCTTGCACCTCGGGATCCCTCACGGCGAGGACACCCATCACATCGTCGCGAACACGGCCGGCGATTGCCTCTTCGAGATCGGCTCGAACCAGGACATCAACGTCGGCGGCAAGCTGACCGAGGAGGTCACGGGGATGGTCCTGGAGACGTACAAGACGTCGCAGGACAGCGAGATCACGGGGCCGCAGGAGACGACGGTCACCAATCCCGTCATCGAGATCTACAAGAGCACGCAGACGACCGAGGTGACGAAGAAGGTCAAGGAGACCCACGCCTCGCTCCACCTCACCGTCGCGACCGGCGCGCGCACCGAGACGTATACCGACGGTCAGGACACCGAGGTCACCGGGGCCAAGGTGGAGGTCTACGCGAGCACGCAGAAGAAGACCGTCACCGGGACGACCCAGCAGATCTACAATGGTCCGGTCATCACGACCGTGGCGGGCACCGTCGATCACAAGGTGGGCGGCGCGGTCCTGCAGCTCCACGGGCCCACCATGGCCCTCAACGCGAGCCTCAAGCTCACCTGCCCGGGCGACGCGAACGTCTTTGCGTCGAAATGGGAGTTCATCGGCCAGAAGGGCGATTTCTGGAGCAGCGTCGTCGAGGCCAACAAGGGAAAGAAGAGCGAGCACACGGGCACTCACCTCGCCCTCCTCGGCATCAAGGCCGAGGCGGGCGTCATCGCGATCGCGGGCAATGGCGTCAAGCTCGAGGGCGCTTACTTCGTGCTCACCCGGACGGGTGCCGCCCTCTCGGGCTACGGGATACGCCTCACCTGCAACCCGGTCTCGGCCAACACGCGCATCTTCAAGAAGCTCTGA
- a CDS encoding serine/threonine protein kinase: MLATGTVFHGAYEVVGCIKSGGMGSVYEVVQRNTERRRALKVMLPCLVSDPELRARFELEAKVAAGIESEHIVETLDAGVDDATGMPFIVMELLKGEEIGKLLKAKKRLPPDEVVTLLHQAALALDRTHAAGIVHRDLKPENLFLTRRDDGSPRLKILDFGVAKIVADGTVTSASTKSVGSPLYMAPEQIAGDQKIGPAVDRYALAHIAFTMLVGKPYWARERKAADGLYPYLMKVVKGAKVPARERAAELGVTLPETFDAWFARATSTSPDERHASAAELVVALAGVLDVPAPAGPMASSTRAPFPSIAIDTGSDAGPDAPRQSFSNLRPSTAPTLTAPKPIEPKEAKEAKEAKEPSTDTAPSLVVPPLAMSRSEAPPAEDASGTSSTSKPRRGRAIAVTLLAAGLITLIGAVMLVSPLRGTRSSDSQPAPASAGPQPAPTEAPRPSPIEAAPSAEATAAVAPAASAAPLATGSAAPAPTSAPSVVPAVLPMRGSGKGPATGAGKPPRGGKDPLNEY, encoded by the coding sequence GTGCTTGCGACCGGAACCGTGTTTCACGGGGCCTACGAGGTCGTTGGTTGCATCAAGTCGGGCGGTATGGGCTCGGTGTACGAGGTCGTCCAGCGCAACACCGAGCGACGCCGGGCCCTCAAGGTCATGCTGCCGTGCCTGGTGTCCGATCCCGAGCTGCGGGCGCGCTTCGAGCTGGAGGCGAAGGTCGCCGCAGGGATCGAGAGCGAGCACATCGTCGAGACCCTCGACGCGGGCGTCGACGACGCCACGGGCATGCCCTTCATCGTCATGGAGCTGCTCAAGGGCGAGGAGATCGGCAAGCTCCTCAAGGCGAAGAAGCGCCTGCCGCCCGACGAGGTGGTCACGCTCCTGCACCAGGCCGCGCTCGCCCTCGACCGCACCCACGCAGCCGGGATCGTGCACCGCGATCTCAAGCCCGAGAACCTGTTCCTCACGCGCCGCGACGACGGATCGCCGCGGCTGAAGATCCTCGATTTCGGCGTGGCGAAGATCGTCGCCGACGGGACCGTGACCTCGGCCTCGACGAAGAGCGTGGGCTCGCCCTTGTACATGGCGCCCGAGCAGATCGCGGGAGATCAGAAGATCGGACCGGCGGTGGATCGCTATGCGCTCGCGCACATCGCGTTCACCATGCTCGTCGGCAAGCCGTACTGGGCCCGCGAGCGAAAGGCTGCGGACGGGCTCTATCCGTACCTCATGAAGGTCGTGAAGGGCGCGAAGGTGCCGGCGCGCGAGCGAGCCGCCGAGCTGGGCGTGACCCTGCCCGAGACGTTCGATGCGTGGTTTGCCAGGGCCACGTCGACCTCGCCCGACGAGCGCCACGCGAGCGCGGCGGAGCTGGTGGTCGCGCTCGCCGGCGTCCTCGACGTGCCCGCGCCCGCAGGGCCCATGGCGTCGAGCACGCGCGCGCCCTTCCCGTCGATCGCGATCGACACGGGCAGCGACGCGGGTCCGGATGCGCCGAGGCAGTCGTTTTCGAACCTCCGGCCGAGCACGGCGCCGACGCTGACCGCGCCCAAGCCGATCGAGCCGAAAGAGGCGAAGGAGGCGAAGGAGGCGAAGGAGCCGTCGACGGACACGGCGCCGTCGCTCGTGGTCCCCCCGCTGGCCATGAGCCGCAGCGAGGCGCCGCCCGCCGAGGACGCGTCAGGCACTTCGAGCACGTCGAAGCCGCGTCGCGGTCGCGCGATCGCGGTCACCCTGCTCGCGGCGGGGCTCATCACGCTGATCGGCGCGGTCATGCTCGTCTCGCCGCTGCGCGGGACCCGCTCGAGCGATTCGCAGCCCGCGCCCGCCTCGGCCGGGCCGCAGCCCGCGCCCACCGAGGCCCCGCGCCCCTCGCCCATCGAAGCCGCCCCGAGCGCAGAGGCGACGGCGGCCGTTGCGCCAGCGGCGAGCGCGGCGCCCCTCGCGACGGGGAGCGCGGCGCCCGCGCCGACGAGCGCGCCTTCGGTCGTCCCGGCCGTGCTGCCGATGCGTGGGTCCGGCAAGGGGCCGGCCACGGGCGCGGGGAAACCTCCGCGCGGCGGCAAGGATCCGCTCAATGAGTACTGA
- a CDS encoding type VI secretion system Vgr family protein: MSYFTFESSGLPATVKVASFRGEEAISSLYAFEVHLVVPDDDCASLDLADAVGARGTLIIRPAPGDEPHAIHGILADVELVHAARGKALLRVTLVPELWLFAATRHSRMFTDRKAPDVLRSVLEDGGLRGDAYALELSGKRGAEEHICQYKESDYDFISRWMAREGMYFYFDHAGDREKLVITDDRGTHARSPEPAVRYHPVGAVDVTANASFRTFEARAQALPARAVYRDYNYANPSLDVSGDADVSDAGLDDVVIHGARFFSPDDGARLARLGAETLLSEKSVFEGNGTVYGLRPGYTFGVEDHPDPALSRAYLATRVRHQGRQAGLSPEFAKLAGVDFPEGYRVFVTAIPDDVQLRVRSPAAWPRVVGFEAGVVDSAGGGPYAPVDDAGRYAIKLHFDESGLKGGKASTWVRMMQPHAGSPEGFHFPLRTGTEVMVAFLAGDPDRPVIAGAVPNATTPSKVTSANHTKNVIHTGSDNRLEIEDLAGKQYVDLSTPPQDTRLHLGQPHAGHTHFITAHTGADCLFEIGSNQDINVGGALTEKVTGAVEETYSSLQFSQVKGPQKTKATGPVTETYNSLKLTSVTGAVSETYKLAHESDVTGPKLEVYASTQSTTVSAAVTKETYTGPHVKIAGPTTQTHTGSMFTLVTGPVMQTYGGSVKLDYGDTTKIYASMLWMIPGGAELKAPNWKVNTPSKTWLFAQEDVKWAKKLEITGFARSYTTLKFEFCGVAAAATGLKDELNGIACGITGPDDEKAAFEAELGILYVEAAAIKLL; this comes from the coding sequence ATGTCTTACTTCACCTTCGAATCGAGCGGTTTACCCGCAACTGTCAAGGTGGCGAGCTTCCGGGGGGAGGAGGCGATCTCGTCGCTCTACGCGTTCGAGGTGCACCTCGTGGTCCCCGACGACGACTGTGCGTCGCTGGATCTCGCCGACGCGGTGGGCGCGCGCGGCACGCTGATCATCCGGCCCGCGCCCGGCGACGAACCGCACGCGATCCACGGCATCCTGGCCGATGTCGAGCTGGTGCACGCGGCTCGAGGCAAGGCGCTGCTCCGGGTCACGCTGGTGCCCGAGCTGTGGCTCTTCGCGGCCACGCGGCATAGCCGCATGTTCACCGATCGCAAGGCCCCGGACGTCCTGCGCTCCGTGCTCGAGGACGGCGGCCTGCGCGGCGATGCATATGCCCTCGAGCTCTCCGGCAAGCGCGGCGCCGAGGAGCACATCTGCCAGTACAAGGAGAGCGACTACGACTTCATCTCCCGCTGGATGGCGCGCGAGGGGATGTACTTCTACTTCGATCACGCGGGCGATCGCGAAAAGCTCGTCATCACCGACGATCGCGGCACCCACGCGCGGTCGCCCGAGCCGGCCGTCCGCTACCATCCCGTCGGCGCGGTCGACGTCACGGCAAACGCCTCTTTCCGCACCTTCGAGGCCCGCGCACAGGCCCTGCCCGCGCGCGCCGTTTACCGCGATTACAATTACGCAAACCCCTCGCTCGACGTCTCCGGCGACGCGGACGTCTCCGACGCGGGCCTCGACGACGTCGTGATCCACGGCGCGCGGTTCTTCTCGCCCGACGACGGCGCTCGGCTCGCCCGCCTCGGCGCCGAGACGCTCCTCTCCGAAAAGAGCGTCTTCGAGGGCAACGGCACCGTCTACGGCCTGCGGCCCGGCTACACCTTCGGCGTCGAGGATCACCCGGATCCCGCGCTCAGCCGCGCCTATCTCGCCACGCGCGTGCGCCACCAGGGGCGGCAGGCAGGGCTCTCGCCCGAATTCGCGAAGCTCGCGGGCGTCGATTTCCCCGAGGGGTACCGTGTGTTTGTCACGGCCATCCCCGACGACGTCCAGCTCCGCGTCCGTTCCCCGGCGGCGTGGCCGCGCGTCGTCGGCTTCGAGGCGGGCGTCGTCGACAGCGCCGGCGGCGGCCCCTACGCGCCGGTGGACGACGCGGGGCGCTATGCGATCAAGCTCCACTTCGACGAGAGCGGCCTGAAGGGCGGCAAGGCCTCCACGTGGGTGCGCATGATGCAGCCTCACGCCGGCAGCCCCGAGGGTTTTCATTTCCCGCTGCGCACGGGCACCGAGGTGATGGTCGCGTTCCTCGCCGGCGATCCCGATCGCCCCGTCATCGCGGGTGCCGTGCCCAACGCAACGACCCCGAGCAAGGTCACCTCGGCGAACCACACGAAGAACGTCATCCACACGGGCAGCGACAATCGCCTCGAGATCGAGGATCTCGCGGGCAAGCAGTACGTCGATCTCTCGACCCCGCCCCAGGACACGCGCCTGCACCTCGGGCAGCCGCACGCCGGCCACACGCATTTCATCACCGCGCACACGGGCGCCGACTGTCTCTTCGAGATCGGCTCGAACCAGGACATCAACGTCGGCGGCGCGCTGACCGAGAAGGTGACGGGCGCGGTCGAGGAAACGTATTCGTCGCTCCAGTTCTCGCAGGTGAAGGGCCCGCAGAAGACGAAGGCCACGGGGCCGGTCACCGAGACGTACAATTCGCTGAAGCTCACGAGCGTGACGGGCGCCGTCTCCGAGACGTACAAGCTCGCGCACGAGAGCGACGTGACGGGCCCGAAGCTCGAGGTCTATGCGTCGACCCAGAGCACGACCGTCTCCGCGGCCGTCACGAAGGAGACCTACACCGGGCCGCACGTGAAGATCGCGGGCCCGACGACGCAGACGCACACGGGCAGCATGTTCACCCTCGTGACGGGGCCCGTGATGCAGACCTACGGCGGCAGCGTCAAGCTCGACTATGGCGACACGACGAAGATCTACGCGAGCATGCTCTGGATGATCCCGGGCGGCGCCGAATTGAAGGCGCCGAACTGGAAGGTCAACACGCCGAGCAAGACCTGGCTCTTCGCCCAGGAGGACGTCAAATGGGCGAAGAAGCTCGAGATCACCGGGTTCGCGCGCTCGTACACGACCTTGAAATTCGAGTTCTGCGGCGTCGCGGCCGCGGCGACGGGCCTCAAGGACGAGCTGAACGGCATCGCGTGCGGGATCACGGGCCCTGACGACGAGAAGGCGGCCTTCGAGGCGGAGCTCGGCATTCTCTATGTCGAGGCGGCGGCCATCAAGTTACTTTGA
- a CDS encoding type VI secretion system Vgr family protein — protein sequence MAMDIFRFSSSALPESAKLVGFRGREGLSELFRFEVYVSVPSNEEISEEDAVWSKAELTIVRDGVEETISGIVGAIELLHEALGRALFRIDVVPRLAQLALAQRSHLWTEKKIPDILAEVLEEAGISGDTLELRLSGKYPTEAHVCQYKETNLDFISRWMEREGIYYFFDFSGGVDKLVLVDDPARHGAMPAAPVRYYPVSGSDAMKRDALRTFHCKRAARPSRVELADYDYMKPSLDVSGDASVSAGLSGEVREHGYRFFSPGEGKRLARVRAEELSAGAHVFRGEGRVFHMRPGFRFTVEEHPIPWMNGEMLCTALEHVGNLGVTTPELRKLTGIDIDDVYSVSVTAIPAGAPFRAPLRTPWPRVNGPEIAIIDGPGGGPYAELDGDGRYHVKFLFDDSSLGGGSASTLVRMMQPHAGSPEGIHFPLRTGTEVLVFFLGGDPDRPVIGGAVPNASTPSPVTSANNSRNIIHTGGDSHIEIEDLSGSQWIDIKTPQKDTYFHLGKPHGGHSHYIEAHTAGDCLFDIGSNQDIHVGGNLTENVTGAVVERYSTSQKSTVTGPQITITDGPVTETYTSTQTTSVTGPVLELYASTQETNVTTSGRKETFKGSQVTVVAGAVDEKYQSGQEKTVTGPTVQSMATVNATVTSGLVQIFPSSVVELWGPVDATYKSLNWFVGDTTVFTPKWDVDTPASDWFDFLQHDEKVSSKFELIGLQTALFGFKAEYAGLSVGGVGAKIEATGAAIVNTGLDINIQGATLEEEGPHICAYALYVEV from the coding sequence ATGGCGATGGATATCTTTCGTTTTTCATCGAGCGCCCTCCCCGAGAGCGCGAAGCTCGTGGGCTTCCGCGGCCGCGAGGGGCTCTCCGAGCTCTTCCGATTCGAGGTCTACGTCTCGGTCCCGAGCAACGAGGAGATCTCCGAGGAGGACGCGGTCTGGTCCAAGGCAGAGCTCACCATCGTGCGCGACGGCGTCGAGGAGACGATCTCGGGCATCGTCGGCGCGATCGAGCTATTGCACGAGGCGCTCGGCCGCGCCCTCTTCCGCATCGACGTCGTCCCGCGCCTCGCCCAGCTCGCGCTCGCGCAGCGCTCGCATCTCTGGACCGAAAAGAAGATTCCCGACATCCTCGCCGAGGTGCTCGAGGAGGCGGGGATCAGCGGCGACACCCTCGAATTGCGCCTCTCCGGCAAATACCCGACCGAGGCGCACGTCTGCCAGTACAAGGAGACGAACCTCGATTTCATCTCGCGCTGGATGGAGCGCGAGGGTATCTATTACTTCTTCGACTTCTCGGGCGGCGTCGACAAGCTCGTGCTCGTCGACGACCCGGCGCGGCACGGCGCGATGCCCGCCGCTCCCGTCCGTTACTATCCGGTCTCGGGCTCGGACGCCATGAAGCGCGACGCGCTGCGCACGTTTCATTGCAAGAGGGCCGCGCGCCCCTCGCGCGTGGAGCTCGCCGATTACGATTACATGAAGCCGAGCCTCGACGTCTCCGGCGACGCGAGCGTGAGCGCGGGCCTGTCCGGCGAGGTGCGCGAGCACGGCTATCGGTTCTTCTCGCCCGGGGAAGGAAAGCGGCTCGCGCGGGTGCGCGCGGAGGAGCTGTCGGCCGGGGCGCACGTCTTTCGCGGCGAAGGGCGCGTATTCCACATGCGCCCGGGCTTTCGCTTCACGGTCGAGGAGCACCCGATCCCGTGGATGAACGGCGAGATGCTCTGCACCGCGCTCGAGCACGTGGGCAACCTCGGCGTCACCACGCCCGAGCTGCGCAAGCTCACGGGCATCGACATCGACGACGTCTACAGCGTCTCGGTGACGGCCATTCCCGCAGGCGCGCCCTTCCGCGCGCCCCTGCGCACGCCCTGGCCGCGCGTGAATGGCCCCGAGATCGCGATCATCGACGGCCCGGGCGGCGGCCCTTACGCCGAGCTCGACGGCGATGGCCGCTATCACGTGAAATTCCTCTTCGACGACAGCAGCCTCGGCGGCGGCTCGGCCTCGACGCTCGTGCGGATGATGCAGCCCCACGCGGGCAGCCCCGAGGGAATCCACTTCCCGCTGCGCACGGGCACCGAGGTCCTCGTGTTCTTCCTCGGCGGCGACCCCGATCGCCCCGTCATCGGCGGCGCCGTCCCCAACGCCTCGACGCCGAGCCCCGTCACGTCCGCGAACAACTCGCGCAACATCATTCACACGGGCGGCGACAGCCACATCGAGATCGAGGATCTGTCGGGCAGCCAGTGGATCGACATCAAGACCCCGCAGAAGGACACCTATTTCCACCTCGGAAAGCCGCACGGGGGCCACTCGCATTACATCGAGGCGCACACGGCCGGCGATTGCCTCTTCGACATCGGCTCGAACCAGGACATCCACGTCGGTGGCAACCTCACCGAGAACGTGACGGGCGCGGTCGTCGAGCGTTATTCGACGTCGCAGAAGTCGACCGTCACGGGCCCGCAGATCACGATCACCGACGGACCCGTCACCGAGACGTACACCTCCACGCAGACGACCTCCGTGACCGGCCCCGTCCTCGAGCTCTATGCCTCGACGCAGGAGACGAACGTCACCACCTCGGGCCGCAAGGAGACCTTCAAGGGTAGCCAGGTGACGGTGGTCGCGGGGGCCGTCGACGAGAAATACCAGAGCGGCCAGGAAAAGACGGTCACGGGCCCGACCGTGCAGAGCATGGCCACCGTCAATGCCACGGTGACGTCGGGCCTGGTCCAGATCTTCCCGAGCAGCGTCGTCGAATTGTGGGGGCCGGTCGATGCGACGTACAAAAGCCTGAACTGGTTCGTCGGCGACACGACCGTCTTTACCCCCAAATGGGACGTGGACACCCCCGCGTCCGACTGGTTCGACTTCTTGCAGCACGACGAAAAGGTCTCGTCGAAGTTCGAGCTCATCGGGCTGCAAACGGCGCTCTTCGGCTTCAAGGCCGAATACGCGGGCCTCAGCGTCGGCGGTGTGGGCGCGAAGATCGAGGCGACGGGCGCCGCCATCGTGAATACGGGGCTCGACATCAACATCCAGGGCGCCACGCTCGAGGAGGAAGGCCCGCATATCTGCGCTTATGCGCTCTATGTGGAGGTCTGA